The Candidatus Zymogenaceae bacterium sequence ACGCTGACGGACCTGCTCCCCTCGGGCCCGCTGGCCATGGTGGCGCCGGCGGAAAAGGGGCCGTGCTGGCTGCGACTTGTTCGGAAGGGGGAGCCGGGCCACGGCTCCATGCCCCACGATAAAAACGCCCTGCATCTGATGATCGAGGCGCTGGGCCGTCTGATAGCGGCGGAACGCCCGATCATCATCACCTCCATCACCGCGGAATACTTCAAAAACCTTGCCACGGGCTGGGAGTTCTTGAAGCCCTACGTCGAAGACGGAAAGGAAGAGACCCTGGTGGAGATCCTCAAGACCAGCGGGCTTCTCTCCATGCCCCAGATGAAGGCGGTGGTCACCAATACCCTGAGCGTCAACAAGCTGACCGCCGGGGACAAGACCAACGTCATCCCCAGCCATTGCGAGGCGGAGCTTGACGTGCGGCTGCTGCCGGGTCAGAAGATTGATGACTTCATCGCCTTTATCCGAAAGACCCTGGAGGATGACGAGATAGAGATAGAAATCATCTACGCCTGCGAGGCGAGCTGGTCGTCCATGGATACCGACGACTACCGGACGATGCTGGATATCATCAAAAAGCACAATCCTGGTGCGGTGGTCACCCCCTGGCTTATCGCCGGCACCACGGACAGCCGTTTTTATCGTGTGGCCGGTGCAGACGCATACGGTATCCTGCCGGTGTCCATTCCCCTGAGCCATGTCAAGATGATTCACGGCATCGACGAGCAGATATCAGTCGAGAACGTGGTGACCGGAACGGAGATTTTCACCGAGATCGTCACGACCCTGTGTACGTGATCGAAAGGAAACAGACCGTGAAGCCCTTCAGGATCTTTCCGCTGTGGCGGCGTATACGGGAAGGGGGCCTTGATCTGGCCGCCGACGCCATGAACAGGGCGGGGACAAAAAGGGTCCTGCTCTCCCCCTACGACACCTGCGATCACGGCCTTGAGCGGTTTCGAAAGCTCCTGGATGCGGACGTCACTATCCTCGAGGCGGGGGGGAGGTATCGCATCGAATAGGCGAATTGATCGTGAAATTGGGAAAGGCCGGCTCCCCGCTGATGCGGAGAGTCGGCCTTTCTGTTATCTGTCAGATGGTCGAATACCTACGGCCTCTGGACATGACAGTCAAGACATTCCGTGGGCGGGGTTTTTCCCTCCGCCTGCTCTTCCAAGTGACAGACCACGCAGCTTTTGTGCATGGCGTCCTTAAAGGGGATCTCCTTCGTATTGGCGTTATGACACGATGAGCACAGCGGAGGCACTCCCTCGGTAAAATCCTCGGCGTTTGTGTGGTGACAGGTCACGCATGTAAGGCCCAGATCGTCCTGGTGATAGGCGTGCTTGAAGTCCACCGGCAGATACCGGGTTGTGGCCTTTGTCACGTCGTCTATCTTCATCACGTCGGGACCGTACTCCTGACAGACGGCGACAATGCACACGCAGCAGAGAAAAAGAACCACAGCGAAAACGGCCGGGAGAATTCTGTTTGTTCTTTTCATCATCCATCCTTTCTATTCAATGCCTTCCATGTCCAGAATGAGCCGGGCAGCCCGCCAGCCGTTGACCTGACAGGCGCTGAACCCATGCCACCCCTGGGTCCAGTTGCCGGCAATGAATACGTTGTCGATGGGAGTATTGTTGGGTATCTTCTGCCACTGCTCGGGACTCAGGTAGAATCCGTAGATGACACCCTTGTAGTTCATGGTGTACTCCTCGAGGGTGAAAGGAGTCATCACGACCATCTCCTCAACGTATTCCGGATTCGCAAGCTCCGGGATGACATCCGCCGCCACGAGTATCTCTTCCCAGGCCTTTTCCATCTTAAGCTTCTGATACTCTTCCGGATCCTTCGGCCAGTAATCGTAGTTGGAGTAGGCGTCGATAACCACCACGGATTTCCCCTCCGGTGCATAGACCGGGTCGCCGTAGTTGGTATAGATGGAGATGGAGGCGGCGCCTTCGGCGAAGTTACCGCTCATCATGTTGTCATAGACCGCATCGGCGTCCAGGCTTCTGCTATACAAGATCTCCCCGTCGTCATATCCGAGGGCTTTGAGATCGATGTTCAGGCCCAGGTAGATGCCCAACAGCGAGTTTGCGATCTCGAGGTTCTTCACCTTGTCCACGTAGTCCTTGGGCAGGTTCTCTTCCCCGATGAGGGTGAAGATCATCTGATGCGGGTCCGTGTTGCAGACGATATACCGGGCGGTGTAGACGTCGCCGTACTCGGTCTCGACACCGCGGGCGAGGCCGTCTTCAATGATGATCTTGGTAACCAGGGTGCCGACCTTCACCGTGCCGCCCAGCTCCTCGATGCGCTCTGCATAGGCGTAGGAGAGGTTCTGTGAGGTGCCCATGACATGAAACAGCCCGTCGTTGAGGAGCGCTTCCGTTGCCGCCATGGGTACGATGGCCGTTTCTTCGGACGGGGGTGGGCCGTAATAGACCCAGGCGTGCCCGCACACGGCCTTGAGCTCTTCGGAGACGAAGCACTCGTCCAGAAGATCCTGAAAGGATTTATCCTTGTACTCGAAGAAGATCTTTTGTTTGAGGGGGACCTGAACCTTCACGAAAAACGCCTTCAAGCCGGTGTAGCGGAACAGGTTCTTCACGCTCATCAGTTCATCGTACAGCCCGGTACACAGGGTGTGGAATTTATCGATGCCTTCGGACTCCTCGGGCCACTGTGCCTTCAGGTTCTCCACTGTGCCGTCCCATGTATTGGGAACGACCACATCCACGCCGGGGAATACGGATCGATAGTAGTCATCCAGCTCGTAAAGCTCGACCTTGTCATAGACGCCGCACATATTCAGCAGCGTATACAGTCCTCGATCGTTTCTTCCGGGTCCGCCTCCGGCCATCAGGTGCAGGGCCGTTTCAAAGGTAAAATCGCCCCGGGAGAAGTTGGAGGCGCATCCTCCCACCTTGTGATGCTGTTCCAGCAGCAGTACTTTCAACCCGTTGGAGGCCAGGTGGGCCCCTGCGGAAAGTCCCGCCATTCCGCCGCCGATGACGATAACGTCATATTCGGCGTCAAAGTCCGGCGCCTCTTTTGTACCGCAGCCCGTGAGAATGAGAAAACAGGCCAGGGCCACGATGGCAGGTAGGTAAAAGATACGGCGTGTTTTGTTCATGAGAGTCTCCTTGTATCTGGTGGTGAATATGCAACACGGATGTGATGCGGTTATGGATATAACGATCACCGCTGAACATCCGGGTAGATGGTGGAGTGAGGAGTAATATGCCGGAAAAATCGGAATAAAAAGGCCGTGTCGGCGAACGACGTCCGTCGATGAGAAGCGGTGCAGAACTGCATGCGGCCGGAGATATCCCGCCGATGCCGGGTGTGGAGGGATGAACAGTCATGTCACTCCCTGTATGATGGGTACGATTGTAAACAAGCCGACGGGAGATGTCAATATAATTAGCACAAGAGAGTCATTTAAACGGACGTTAATAATGGCGGAGAAATCCGACCATGATGGAAAAGTCTCCCGGTTTTCGACCGAGGGCCGTGTACAGGAACGGAGGATGTTTTTTCACCCATCGGTATCCCGATTTGTATGTTTCAGACGTTCCGGATGAGTTCACGCGGACGCTTGTCAGGCACCGCTGTTGTGTGGTATACAGGAACGGTATCGTGTATCCGATATGTATTTCTTCTGTGAAGACCGACCGGGGGCCTCATGAAGAGACGGGAGTTCTTGAAATCGGCGGGACTCGTGACCGCCGCCATGACCGGTATGAGCCTGGGGGGGCCGGGGTGCACGGGGGCGGGAGAGCCCAGCCCCGATGCGCCCAATTTTCTCTTCATCACCGCGGACAACCTGGGCTGGAAAGACCTCTTTTCCTTCGGCAACCCCAATATCCACACCCCGAATATCGACCGCCTGGCGAATGAGGGAATGCGCTTCACCCGGGCGTTCGTCACCTCGTCGAGCTGTTCCCCCAGCCGGGCCACGTTCCTCACCGGCCAGTATCCCCACACCAACGGGGTGGTGGGCATCACCAACCGGCATTTTTTCATGCAGCTCTCCCCCTGTGCCGTCACCCTGCCAAAGCTCTTAAATCGGGCGGGATACACGACCGCCCTGGAGGGGAAGTGGCACCCGGCGGTGTTTTTGCCCGCGAAGTGGTACGGTTTCACCGAGCGGTTCGGCGGGCTTGCCACCAGTGCCGAGGAGATGTGGATTACCGACACCTCTCGGACCTGGGAATTTCTCGAGCGAAACAAGGACACCCGCTTCTACCTGGAGATGAACTTCATGAACAACCACCGGGATCCCTACGGGCGGATGACCTTCGCCGAGGACTTTCCGGTGAACCCGGAGGCGGTTGTCGTCCCGGACTACTGGGCGCTGCCGGACTGGCCGGAGATCAGAGACGACATCGCCCGGTACTACAGCCAGACCATGGAGATGGACCGGCTCATCGGGGAGGTGCTGGACATGCTCGACGAGCTGGGTTTGGCCGAAAACACATTTGTCTCTTTCTTGAGCGACAACGGTCCCCAGATGCCGGGGCACATCATGGCGCTGTATGACCGGGGCGTGCAGACGCCGCTTCTGATGCGCTGGCCGAAGAGAATCCCGGCGGGGGTCGACTACGACGGTCTTGTCAGCACGGTGGACCTGATGCCCACCTTTCTCGACGCCGTGGGGCTTGAGATACCGGACGACGTCCAGGGGGTATCGCTGCTGCCGGTCATCACCGGGGAGGAAACGGGTGCCGTCCGGGACGCGGTGTTTCTGGAGATGGACTATCACGTCTACTCCATCCCCACCCGGGGGGTGCGCACCGAGCGGTATAAATACCTGAAAAACTATTCGGACACGGCCATCGGCCTCGACCAGCTCAACAACGCCGAGTGGGCCCGTCGCCTCTGCGAGCTGTCGAACCATCCCTGGATGCGCCCCCGGAAGCCCGAGGAGCTCTATGACCTGGAGACGGACCCGAACGAGCAGGTGAACCTTGCGGGCGATCCGGCCTATGCCGGGGCCCTGGAGGAGATGCGTGGCCGCCTTCGAGCGTGGCAGGAGGAGACGGCTGACCCCTTCCTGGATGCCCCGTTCACCCTGGATTACGAGGAAAATAAAGAGATTTACAAGCCGACGGATCCGGAAGAGCGGGCGTACAAGTAGCTCCCTTTCGGGAGACGATCGAACAGGGACAGGCCTACGCTGTTTCTCTTTTTATTCTTATTCGAACTGCGAGGTATGGTATGAAACGACGAGACTTTTTGAAAGGTACGGCGATTGCCGCCCTCGCCGGAACGGGGCTCTGCGGCCTTGGAATTTCCGGATGTTCTCGGGAGTTCGCAAATGATCCCGATCTCCCCAACGTGATATTCATTACCGCCGACGACCTGGGGTGGCTCGACCTCTCCTCCTTCGGCAACCCCGATATCGAAACCCCGAACATCGACCGCCTGGCCGATGAGGGGATACGTTTTACCCAGGCCTTCGTGGTGGCGTCGAGCTGCTCGCCCAGCCGGGCCAGCATGATCACCGGGCAGTATCCCCACACCAACGGCGTGGATTCCCTGACCCACGTGCGCTTCAAGAAGCAGCTCAGGCCGGGCTACACGACGATGCCGTCGCTTCTGAAGAAGCGGGGCTACAACACCGCCATTGAGGGGAAGTGGCACGTCGCCCCCTACTTCTTCACCAGTTGGTACGGATACCGGGAGCGGCTGGGGGGCATCGCCCTCAAGAGCGAAGATATGTGGATCAAGGACACGGACCTGACCATGGAGTTCCTGGAGCGGAACAAGGACAACCGCTTCTACCTGGAGCTCAACTACATGAACAACCACAGGAAAGACGACGGCGAGTTCTACTTCGACGAGGACTTCCCCGTCGATCCCGAGAAGGTCCACGTGCCCGACTACTGGACTCTGCCGGACTGGGAGGAGATACGGCTGGAGGTGGCGAAGTTCTACAGTCAGACTCTCAAGATGGACTCCATGATCGGGGAGGTGCTGGACAAGCTCGACGAGCTGGGGATCGCGGACGAGACGCTCGTTATCTTCGTCTCGGACAACGGGCCGCCCTTTCCGGGCAACAAGATGACCCACTACGATCGGGGCACGGGAACGCCGCTCCTGATGCGATGGCCGGAAAAGATCCCCGCGGGACTGATCTATGACGGGCTGGTCAGCACCATCGACATCATGCCGACGGTGCTGGACGCCGTGGGCGTCGAGATCCCCGAGGAGCTCCAGGGGACGAGCCTGTGGCCCGTGGCGATGGGAGTGGAGACCGGGCCGGTCCACGACGCGGTCTTCAACGAGATGACCTATCACGTCTACTACCTGCCGGGACGGGCGGTCAGGACCACGAAATACGAATACATCAGGAACTATTCGGACATCGCCAAGGGGCTGGACCAGTGCAACCACATGGAGTGGGCCCATCGGGTCTGTGAGCTTCCCAACCAGCCCTGGAAGAGTCCCCGGGTGCCGGAAGAGCTGTACGACCTGAGAAAGGACCCGAACGAGCAGGTGAACCTGGTGGACGATCCGGCATATGCGGGAGTACTGGATGAGATGCGGGCGCTTCTGGACGAGCACATGGAGAAGACGAATGACGCCTACCTGGGCGCCCCCTTCACCCATGACTACGAGGAATATAAAGAGATATACGAGATGGTCATCCCTGAGGAGCCTGCGGACAAGTAATCCCCTCGGGAAGCGACCGGACGGGAGCCGATCGTGCGGATGACCGTGCCGGGATGGGAGGAGGGGCGACATCTTTGATATCTCGATCTCTTGACTTGCCTCCTTCATCTTCTGTGGAGGGGGTGAGTTTTATTTTTTGGGGGGTGTCGTCTTGCCGGGCCTATCGGCGAAAAAAACCCGCGCCCGCCCCGATATCCGGGACGGGC is a genomic window containing:
- a CDS encoding M20/M25/M40 family metallo-hydrolase, yielding MEHEAVRLLSEYLKLNTTNPPGNEHKGVRFFADIFDAEGIEYKTYESLPGRGSIRAVIKGTGKKDPLTLLNHIDVVPANAEEWNFDPFSGEVTDGMIRGRGALDMKGQGILELMAFLVIKRQGITPNRDLIFVAVADEEMGGGLGMGWLLENHPEDFPKGTVINEVGFTLTDLLPSGPLAMVAPAEKGPCWLRLVRKGEPGHGSMPHDKNALHLMIEALGRLIAAERPIIITSITAEYFKNLATGWEFLKPYVEDGKEETLVEILKTSGLLSMPQMKAVVTNTLSVNKLTAGDKTNVIPSHCEAELDVRLLPGQKIDDFIAFIRKTLEDDEIEIEIIYACEASWSSMDTDDYRTMLDIIKKHNPGAVVTPWLIAGTTDSRFYRVAGADAYGILPVSIPLSHVKMIHGIDEQISVENVVTGTEIFTEIVTTLCT
- a CDS encoding cytochrome c3 family protein; its protein translation is MKRTNRILPAVFAVVLFLCCVCIVAVCQEYGPDVMKIDDVTKATTRYLPVDFKHAYHQDDLGLTCVTCHHTNAEDFTEGVPPLCSSCHNANTKEIPFKDAMHKSCVVCHLEEQAEGKTPPTECLDCHVQRP
- a CDS encoding NAD(P)/FAD-dependent oxidoreductase; protein product: MNKTRRIFYLPAIVALACFLILTGCGTKEAPDFDAEYDVIVIGGGMAGLSAGAHLASNGLKVLLLEQHHKVGGCASNFSRGDFTFETALHLMAGGGPGRNDRGLYTLLNMCGVYDKVELYELDDYYRSVFPGVDVVVPNTWDGTVENLKAQWPEESEGIDKFHTLCTGLYDELMSVKNLFRYTGLKAFFVKVQVPLKQKIFFEYKDKSFQDLLDECFVSEELKAVCGHAWVYYGPPPSEETAIVPMAATEALLNDGLFHVMGTSQNLSYAYAERIEELGGTVKVGTLVTKIIIEDGLARGVETEYGDVYTARYIVCNTDPHQMIFTLIGEENLPKDYVDKVKNLEIANSLLGIYLGLNIDLKALGYDDGEILYSRSLDADAVYDNMMSGNFAEGAASISIYTNYGDPVYAPEGKSVVVIDAYSNYDYWPKDPEEYQKLKMEKAWEEILVAADVIPELANPEYVEEMVVMTPFTLEEYTMNYKGVIYGFYLSPEQWQKIPNNTPIDNVFIAGNWTQGWHGFSACQVNGWRAARLILDMEGIE
- a CDS encoding sulfatase is translated as MKRREFLKSAGLVTAAMTGMSLGGPGCTGAGEPSPDAPNFLFITADNLGWKDLFSFGNPNIHTPNIDRLANEGMRFTRAFVTSSSCSPSRATFLTGQYPHTNGVVGITNRHFFMQLSPCAVTLPKLLNRAGYTTALEGKWHPAVFLPAKWYGFTERFGGLATSAEEMWITDTSRTWEFLERNKDTRFYLEMNFMNNHRDPYGRMTFAEDFPVNPEAVVVPDYWALPDWPEIRDDIARYYSQTMEMDRLIGEVLDMLDELGLAENTFVSFLSDNGPQMPGHIMALYDRGVQTPLLMRWPKRIPAGVDYDGLVSTVDLMPTFLDAVGLEIPDDVQGVSLLPVITGEETGAVRDAVFLEMDYHVYSIPTRGVRTERYKYLKNYSDTAIGLDQLNNAEWARRLCELSNHPWMRPRKPEELYDLETDPNEQVNLAGDPAYAGALEEMRGRLRAWQEETADPFLDAPFTLDYEENKEIYKPTDPEERAYK
- a CDS encoding sulfatase-like hydrolase/transferase; the encoded protein is MKRRDFLKGTAIAALAGTGLCGLGISGCSREFANDPDLPNVIFITADDLGWLDLSSFGNPDIETPNIDRLADEGIRFTQAFVVASSCSPSRASMITGQYPHTNGVDSLTHVRFKKQLRPGYTTMPSLLKKRGYNTAIEGKWHVAPYFFTSWYGYRERLGGIALKSEDMWIKDTDLTMEFLERNKDNRFYLELNYMNNHRKDDGEFYFDEDFPVDPEKVHVPDYWTLPDWEEIRLEVAKFYSQTLKMDSMIGEVLDKLDELGIADETLVIFVSDNGPPFPGNKMTHYDRGTGTPLLMRWPEKIPAGLIYDGLVSTIDIMPTVLDAVGVEIPEELQGTSLWPVAMGVETGPVHDAVFNEMTYHVYYLPGRAVRTTKYEYIRNYSDIAKGLDQCNHMEWAHRVCELPNQPWKSPRVPEELYDLRKDPNEQVNLVDDPAYAGVLDEMRALLDEHMEKTNDAYLGAPFTHDYEEYKEIYEMVIPEEPADK